Genomic segment of Wolbachia endosymbiont (group A) of Longitarsus flavicornis:
ATTTTTAGCTAACCCCTCATCAATAAAACGCTCGTACTTGGCGGTTGGTATACCATATTGTTTACATAATTCTTTGGTGAAAGACTTTGATGCCTCAAGTTTTGCAGCTGCTTGACTTGGAGCGAAAACATTTATCCCCTCTGCAGCTAAATCATCGGCAAGTCCATTGATTATTGGTTGTTCTGGACCAATAACAACTAACTCTATATTTTCTCTCTTGCAAAATTGTGTAACATCTATTGAATTTTGAATATTTATATCCACAAGAACTCCCAAATTTCCCATGGCTGGGCGACCAGGAGTGACATATAATTCAGTTAAGATAGGAGATTTTTTTAGAGCCCAAAGTAGAGCGTGCTCACGCCCACCAGAACCTATAACCAGAACCTTCATCTTTATTTCCTCGCTTTTCTATATGTCAAAATTATTATTTGCTTATAACAGTATCATTACTCATGTATTTTTGCAACACGTTTGGTATTGTAATCGACCCGTCAGAATTTTGATAATTCTCCATTATGGCAATAATCGTTCTTCCTATAGCTAAAGCTGAGCCGTTTAAAGTGTGAACATATTTTTTTATCTTTTTATCAGTTTCTGAAGAGTATTTAGCGTTCATCCTTCTTGCTTGAAATGCACCACAATTTGAGCAGCTTGATATTTCTCTGTATTTATTTTGCTCAGGTAACCATACCTCTATGTCATAAGTCTTGTGTGCAGCAAAGCCCATATCGCCACTGCACAGCAGCATCACTCTATACGGTAACTCCAGTTTTTTTAATATCTCTTCAGCAACATTCGTCATGCGCTCAAGTTCATCATTTGATTGGTCTTCAGTTGTAATACTCACCAATTCCACTTTACCAAATTGGTGTTGCCTTATCATGCCTCTCGTGTCTCGCCCTGCGCTGCCTGCTTCTTTACGAAAACACTCTGAATACGCAGTAAAGCGAATAGGTAGTTCTTTTTCCTCTACTATTTTATCAGCAACCAAATTTGTTAAAACCACTTCATTTGTGGGAATCAACCTCAATTCATCGGTAGTTAAATACGAATCATCTGAAAATTTCGGTAGCTGACCAACGTTATACATAGCTTCGTTTTTTACTAAAGCTGGGTGATATACCTCAGTATAGCCAAATTCATTAACATGCATTTCAAGCATAAAATTTATTAGCGCTCGTCCAAGCTTAGCTAACTGTCCTTTTAATATCGCAAATCTTGATCCGGAAATTCTTGCCGCTTGTTCGAAGTCCATTAAACTTAATTTTTCTCCGAGTTCATAATGAGATTTTGCTGTAAAATCAAACTGTCTTTTTTCTCCATATTTTCTCACCTCTAAATTAGAGTTCTCATCTGCGCCTATTGGCACATCTTGTGCAGAGATATTCGGCAAGTTAGATAAAACATTCACTAACTTATCCTTTTCCGCTTGTTCTTTTAAGCTGATTGCCTCTATTTCATTTGTGATGTTTTTCGACAACTCTATTTGCTCTTCACAGGGGCTCTTGCTCATTTTAAGCTTCTTTATTTCCTCTGTGATTTCATTGCGCTGCCTATTTAAATCTTGCAATTTAGTGGTTAATGACCTTTTCTCGTGATCAATTTCTAATATCTCTTTTGCAGTAAACTCTCTTATCCCCCTGCTTCTCATTGCCTTTTCAAATCCTTCAGGGTTTTTGCGTATATATTCTATATCGTGCATATATTGTGCTATTACTAACATTATTACTGTACTTCAAAAGCTCTTAATATTCAATATTTTCTCATACTACTAAAATTATTATGGTTGATTTTTTTGTTAGAATTTGTTAAAATTTAATTAACTTAGCATTCATAGGATGTAGTATGTCGAACATCACAAAAAAATATAATCAACTTAAAGAGAGCACTTACTTTGCTGGTGGAAAATTCGTTATCTACGCTACTTGTGTATGCCTAGCAGCCACATTCGCTGCTGGCTGTTTAGGAGCGGTAATAGGATCCCCTCTATTGACCTTTCCACTTGCTATGCTCATCTCTAACCCCGTAGTTTGGGTTTTAATGGGAATAATTCTTACAGTAGCATACAGAATGGTTGTTGGACCTTTATTTGGCTCAGCAAAGAACTATATTAATGGAAAAAGAGCTTCAAAGGGGGAAAAGAGTGAATCAATGGACAGTGGGGTGGATACTATATCAAGAAAAACAAACGGTTCAGATGATACAGAGCGTAGAAGTTCTTCTACTTCGTTAGACAGTGGGTTGGGTGGTAAAGAGTTTCATGAAAATTTGGACACTCTTGTGCATCAGACAAACAGAAAAAACTATACTTACTGGTTAGATGATAATGACATTACACATATTGCAAGAGTTGTATATGGGTACTCACAAAGTGAATATAGTAATAGTAATGTCTATTTTCTTGCTCCTAGCTATTCTGATGGTTGGGATGGACTCACAAAAGAATTTCTTCAGAATTATAGAGGTGAATTAAAACAAAATTCTAAATTGATATTTACTTCGGTTCTTCATGTTAACAACAATCATTGGGTAACTTTGGTTATTAAACCTGATGCAGGTGATAAGAAATTTAGAGTTTATTACTGCGACTCATTTGGTAATCAATTGCCAAATAATGTGCTAAATATTGTCGAAGGAGAACTGTTAAAAGAACAATGGTCACTAGACATAGCTAGCTCCAAAGTTAATCAGCAGAGTGACGGGCATAATTGTGGAATATTTGCGTTAGAAAATGCTCATAAAATTACACAAATGCTTAACGAAGACAAATCATTTGATGAAATTGACAAAAAGTTATCAGAATATAAATTTGATTTGAATGAGAAAAGAGAAGAATTTACAAGAGCGCTTATGGAAGATGAGAAATGGAAGGAAGATCCAAGAAATGGGCTTTTACGTAAGCGTCCGCCAAGGACGGAAACATCTCAGTTTTCTATTTCAAGGGAGAATGCAAGTTTGTGTTGCATTATGTAATCAATGAAAAATTACCATTGACCTTATGCCCCTGCAAATAGGAAATTTGACGATTGATTCTCCAGTAATCTTGGCGCCAATGTCTGGAGTGACTGATTATCCATTTAGAAGTGTTGTTAAGAAGCTTGGTGCAAGTTTGTTAGTTTCAGAGATGATTGCAAGCAGAGCTATGATTATGCAAACTCGCCAGAGTCTACAAAAAGCAAAAGTTGATGAGCTAACTGCTGTTCAGCTTGCTGGATGCGAACCGGATGTAATGGCAGAGGCTGCAAAGCTCAACGAGGATATGGGAGCAAAAATAATAGATATAAATTTCGGTTGTCCTGTTAAAAAAGTTGTAAACGGCTATGCAGGATCAGCGCTAATGCGTGATGAGAAAAAAGCTGCTGAAATAATTGAAGCTGTAGTCAAGGCAGTGAATGTGCCAGTTACAGTGAAAATGCGCACCGGGTGGAACGATGAAAATCGCAATGCACCGAGACTTGCGAAAATTGCCGAAGACTTAGGAGCAAAGATGATTACTGTACATGGAAGAACAAGGGCACAGCTTTATAACGGTCAAGCAGATTGGAAATTCGTTAGAAATGTTAAAGAGCAAGTAAAAATCCCAGTTATAGTAAATGGCGATATTAAAAATTTAAATGATATTCAGAATGCTCTCAAAGAATCTAGAGCGGACGGAGTGATGATAGGTCGTGGTGCCTACGGTAAACCTTGGCTGATTAATCAAGCAATGCACTTTCTCAGTGGAAGTGAAACTTCTGAACCAACAGCTTCAGAGAGATTAAGCATCATACTTGAGCATTACGACAGTATTCTTGAGTACTATGGAAATGACACAGGAATAAAGATGGCCCGCAAACATATAGGTTGGTACAGTAGCGGGCTTCAAGGCTCATCCGAATTTCGCGTGAGAGTAAATAACATGACAGATAGCACGGAAGTGAAAGAAAATATCATTGGCTTTTTTGGTCACGAGACACACTAGCTGTACTCAATTCGACTGATCATAATGTGATGCTACCACGCTCTCTTCCTCACCAGAGTGTAAATGACAACTATTATCCATTAACCATTTCTCGTCATAAGTTTCAATATCAAAATATTTTTCATATTTATCTACATTATCACAAAGTGAAAGCGCTTTGATCTTATTCATAATCAAACCTGTACCAGCAGGAATTAATCTTCCTACTATAACATTTTCTTTTAATCCACTTAAAGGATCACTCTTCCCGCAGAATGCTGCTTCTGTAAGTACTTTTGTTGTCTCTTGGAAAGAGGCAGCAGAAATAAAGGAGCTAGTTTCAAGACTTGCCCTAGTAATCCCCTGCAGAATAGGAAGATAATGAGTAGGTCGTTTGCCAGAGTTACTCATAGCATCATTTTCCCTATCAACTTCCAGCTTGTCAATGCTTTCGCCAACCAAGTACATAGTATCACCAGGATCAGTAATTTCCACTTTTTGTAGCATTTGTTTTAAGATCACCTCCAAATGCTTGTTGTCTATACGAACACCCTGCAATCTATAAACTTGTTGTATTTCAGAAATCATATAGTGCGCTAAAGCTTCTAACCCAAGCACACGTAAAATATCATGGAGATCAGGGTCACCATCCATCAATAGATCACCTTTACGTACAAAATCACCTTCATTGACTATTACATGCTTACTTCTTGATACCAAATATTCAACTGGAGAAATTTGTTCATCTACAGGTTTAATTAATATACTGCGTTTTCCTCTACGGTCTTTTTCAGAAAACGCTACATAGCCATCTATCTCACTAACAATAGCATGCTCTTTAGGACGACGTGCTTCAAATAACTCTATAACCCTCGGTAAACCACCAGTAATATCACGAGTTTTAACTGACTCTCTTGGTGTTCTTGTAATAACATCACCTGCATGAACCTTCTGGCCATCTTGTACATTGAGCACTGCACCGATTGGTATAAAATAACATGCTTCAACGCCACTTGCGAGTGTCATTACTTTACCATTATCGTCAAGCAGCACAATACGAGGACGTAAATTAGCCCCACCAGAATGCAATTTCCAGTCTTTTACTACTTTGCTTGATATTCCTGTAGATTCATCCATCACTTCAGTGATCGAAATTCCATCTTTTAAGTCCTGATAAGACACTGTACCAGTCTTCTCCGTGATAATAGGCAATGTATAAGGATCCCATTCCGTAACTTTATCGCCAATTTTTACTGACCCACTCTCATCCACATAAAGTTTAGCACCGTAAGGTACACTATGCTTCAACTTTTCACTACCAAGGCTATCAATCAACACGACTTCACAGGAGCGGCTTATCACAATTTTATTTCCGTCTCTATCTATAATTATATTACTATTGTTTAACTTTATTTTAGCATTAATAGAAGCTATAATATTCGAGGATTCAACGCCTCTAGTCATTACTCCACCTATATGGAAAGTACGCATCGTTAACTGAGTACCTGGCTCTCCAACAGATTGAGCAGCGATAACACCAACTGCTTCACCTATTGAAACAATTTTACCAGTTGCAAGGTCTCTTCCATAACATAAAGAACACACACCAGGACTTATTTCACAAGTTAAAGGCGATCTAATTTTTACAGCATCAAGACCTGCAATGCTGATTTGCTTTACTTTATCCTCATCAATTAATTCCCCTGCTTTTACTAATAATTCTTTTGTCACTGGGTTATATATATCATTTGCAGCTGTTCTACCCAGCACAACACTCTCTAGAGATGCAACTATAGTACTTCCTTCAACTGTAGCTCTCACGACAAGACCATCTTTTGTTTTACAGTCATGCTTTGTAACTATGCAATTTTGAGACACATCAACCAAACGACGAGTTAAGTATCCAGAATTTGCAGTTTTAAGCGCAGTGTCAGCTAAACCTTTACGCGCACCGTGAGTAGAATTAAAGTATTCAAATACGTTCAGTCCTTCACGGAAATTAGAAATTATAGGCGTTTCTATAATCTCACCAGAAGGTTTAGTCATGAGCCCTCGCATTCCTGCTAGCTGTTTCATCTGTGAAGTAGAGCCCCTTGCACCAGAGTTAACCATCATGTAAACTGAGTTGTACTTACTATTTTCATCATATATAGATATTGCTTTTAACATGTCATTGGCTATCATATCCGTACACCTAGACCATTCATCTATAACCTTGTTATACCTCTCACTTCTAGTTATTAGCCCATCTTGATATTGCATAGAGAATTTCTTAATTTCACCCCTCGCGTGATCAACATGTGTAGCCTTAGTTTCAGGTATAACCATATCACAACGACCAAAAGATACACCAGAAAATGTGGCATACTCAAAGCCAAGTACCATTAATTTATCAGAAAATACCACTGTAGCACTTTGACCACAGTTACGATATACCAAATCAACTATACCAGTTATTTCCTTGACTGTTAATATCTGATTTATTAGATCGAAACTTAGATTCTTATGCTTAGGAAAAATCTGCCATAATATTAAACGGCCAGGAGTTGTACAAACAGTTTTATAGTGAGTTTCACCACTGCTATTAATATACTCCATCCTATACTTTATACTAGAATGAATATGTAAAGTACCATCACTCAAGGAATGCTCAACTTCACAAAAAGCACCAAAAGATGGTAAATTATCTTCCTTAGGTTCTTGTAAAGTCAGATAATATATACCAAGTACTATATCTTTACTAGGAACTATAATCGGTCTGCCATTAGAAGGACTTAAAACGTTATTAGTGGACATCATCAACACCCTAGCTTCAAGCTGAGCTTCCAATGAAATTGGCACATGCACTGCCATTTGATCACCATCAAAATCAGCATTAAACGCTGTGCAGACAAGCGGATGAAGCTGTATTGCTTTGCCTTCAATAAGGATTGGCTCAAAAGCCTGAATACCAAGTCTATGTAGCGTAGGCGCTCTATTCAACAAAACAGGATGCTCTTTTATTACCTCTTCAAGCATATCCCAAACTTCTGGTTTTTCTGCTCTTATCAACTTACTAGCAAACTTAATAGTTGGAGCCATACCATACATCTTAAGCTTTGAGTAAACAAAAGGTTTGAATAGTTCAAGAGCCATTCTTTTTGGTAATCCACACTGATTTAGCTTCAAAGTTGGACCAACAACTATTACAGAACGTCCAGAGTAATCTACCCTTTTTCCTAAGAGGTTCTGACGAAAACGACCTTGTTTTCCTTTCAGCATATCGCTAATAGATTTTTTATATCCAGCAGCACCGGCTTTATTTACCAGAGTATTACGACGGCTATTATCAAAAAGAGAATCAACTGCTTCTTGTAACATCCTTTTTTCATTACGAATCATAATCTCAGGAGGATTTAAGCTCAACAATTTCCTCAACCTGTTATTTCTATTAATAATAGTCCTATAATGATGATTCAGATCAGAAACTGCAGGACGACCACTTTCAAGCGATACCAAAGGACGCAAATCAGGTGGTAAAATAGGTATAGTTGTAAGTATCATCCACTCAGGTCTATTTCCAGACTTAATGAAGTTTTCAATAATACGTAATCTCTTTATAATTTTCTTTCTTCTTATCTCAGAAGCAACAGACTCTAACTCTAGTCTTAAATTCTTTCTAATTTCATGTAAATCAAGGCGCGTTAGCAACTCTCTTATAGCTTCAACACCTTGCATAGCTATAAAATTATCGATCCCATAGCTATCTTTAGCTTCATTATAAGCTTTTTCACTAATAATCTCACCTTTTTCAAAAGGAGAAACAAGAGGATCTATCACGATATAATTATCGCTATATAAAATATTCTCAATGTCTCTGAGAGACATATCCAATAATGCCCCAATTCTTGAAGGAAGCGATTTTAAAAACCATATATGAGCAACAGGAGATGCAAGCTCTATATGACCCATCCTTTCTCTTCTTACTTTAGAAGATGTAACTTCTACTCCGCATTTTTCGCATATGCGACCTCTGTGTCTTCTTTTTTTGTATTTTCCACATAAACATTCATCGTCATTGACAGGGCCAAAAACCTTAGGGCAAAATAATCCACCTTTCTCAACTTTGAACGTACGATAATTTGCAGTTGAAACATCTTCTATCTCACCACAAGATATACGTTTAATACTTTCAGGGCTAGCAATTGATATGCTAACCTCATTAAAAGGTTGCGCAATGTTAGTGTGAGATATATCTTCAATCACTACATCATTTTGCTTTAAATCTACATTTAAACATAAAGAACGTAGTTCTTTTATCATCACATTAAAGGACTCGGGAATTCCACATTCAAAATTACTGTCACCTTTTATTATCGATTCGTAAATCTTAACTCTACCATTAATATCATCAGACTTCACAGTTAACATTTCCTGCAAAGTATAAGCAGCACCATAGGCTTGTAATGCCCAACATTCCATTTCACCAAAACGCTGACCACCAAAATGAGATTTTCCTCCTAGAGGTTGTTGAGTAACTAAACTATAAGGCCCTACTGAACGCGCATGAATTTTACCATCAACCAAGTGGTGCAACTTAAGCATGTACATGTAACCAACTGTAACCTTGCGGTCGAATTTTTCACCAGTGCAACCGTCATACAATACAGCTTGTCCAGAGTTATCTAAACCAGCAAGTTCAAATAATTTTGCTATTTGTTCATCTTTTGGACCCTCAAATACAGGTGCAGCAACAGGAACGCCATCACGTAATTTACGTGCAAATTCAATGAGATTATTATCACTAATATTACGAATATCATTACAGATAGATACGTTACTGCCATAGCTATAAACCTCAATCAGGAAGTTACGTAAATTGCTATATGAACTTTTACAAGAGCTCAAATAGTTCTCTACTAACGCATTCAACTCGTCATTTAGTGCATTCTTATTGGGTGTATTTAAAACAGAAGCCGTTATTTCATCATCATCAATATTTTCAATTTTTTTATTGTCAAGGTATGCTACTGCAAATTGTGTAAAATTATCATCGTTAAGGGACCTAATTTCCTTGCAAAAAGCACTTTTGATTTTATTGATCTCATCGAGAAGATTACTTACCTTTTCCCCTAATTTTCTACAAGCCCAACCTACATGCGTTTCTAGTATTTGCCCTACATTCATTCGTGAAGGAACACCAAGAGGGTTAAGAATAATATCAACAGGAGTACCATCTTCCAAATAAGGCATATCTTCCACTGGCACAACTCGAGAAATCACACCTTTATTTCCATGTCTACCAGCCATTTTATCCCCTGGTTGCAGACTATGTTTCACAGCAATGAAAACTTTTACTGACATCGACACACCTTGAGGCAGGTCATAACCTTCATGTAATTTTTCTACTTTTCGCTTAAACTGTGCTATTGCATGTGATACTTTTTCATCGAAATCTTTTTTTAAGCTCTTAACTTGCTCAGAAATGGATTGGTTTTTTAATCCTATACCCCACCATTGCTCACGTTCAATAGAGTCAAATTTTTCTCGATCTTGAGAACCAGAATTAATAAGAAGTTTCTTCAGTTCATCATAGAAATATTCACTAGTAACATTGATTATATAATCTCGCTCTTCCTCAAAGTCATTTACCTCTTTTTGTTTGATAAGTAATGCCCTTTCATTTTCTTCAACCCCCCTGCGTGTAAAGACTTGTACATCAATTACTGTACCTTCAACATCTGGAGATGTATATAAAGAGGAATCCGCACAATCGAATGACTTTTCACCAAAAATTGTCATTAATAATTTCGTTTCAGGAGGCAATGAAAGAGAAGGTTTAGGTGTAACTTTACCTACCAGAATATAGCCTGGACCAACTCTTGTACCAATTTTCACTATACCACTATCATCCAAGTGATATAGATTCTCTTCATTAACACCAGGTATAGCACGAGTTATTTTTTCTGATCCTAAAGGGGTATCATGTACAACACAGTCAAATTCTTCTATATGAATAGAAGTAAAGAGATCTTTTTTAACAACTTCACTAGAAATAATAATAGAGTCTTCAAAATTATAACCTTGCCAAGACATAAAAGCGACTAGCAAATTTTTACCAAGTGCCAACTCACCACTGTTAATTGCAGGACCATCAGCTATTACATCACCCTTTTTAACATAATCACCTACGCACACTAGCGGTCTTTGATTAATACAAGTATTATGGTTAGAACGCTGAAATTTCCTTAGATGATAAATATCTACGTCCAAGTAGTTAACCCTTTCTTTATCAAAAGCACGTATAACTATAGAGTTACTATCAGAACTATCAACTATGCCATCGCGTTTTGCTAAAACTACAGCACCAGAGCCAGAAGCTACAAAAGACT
This window contains:
- the serS gene encoding serine--tRNA ligase, with product MHDIEYIRKNPEGFEKAMRSRGIREFTAKEILEIDHEKRSLTTKLQDLNRQRNEITEEIKKLKMSKSPCEEQIELSKNITNEIEAISLKEQAEKDKLVNVLSNLPNISAQDVPIGADENSNLEVRKYGEKRQFDFTAKSHYELGEKLSLMDFEQAARISGSRFAILKGQLAKLGRALINFMLEMHVNEFGYTEVYHPALVKNEAMYNVGQLPKFSDDSYLTTDELRLIPTNEVVLTNLVADKIVEEKELPIRFTAYSECFRKEAGSAGRDTRGMIRQHQFGKVELVSITTEDQSNDELERMTNVAEEILKKLELPYRVMLLCSGDMGFAAHKTYDIEVWLPEQNKYREISSCSNCGAFQARRMNAKYSSETDKKIKKYVHTLNGSALAIGRTIIAIMENYQNSDGSITIPNVLQKYMSNDTVISK
- a CDS encoding DNA-directed RNA polymerase subunit beta/beta' — its product is MVDSSYMYASGAFVPRVSYSRSIDLKDSLLDLVKVQKESYDSFTPQNKGNERLEVIFHTIFPINDPLRRATIEFISCRVDDPKYDESECIKRGVTFSAQVIASIRLVVMQDGISLDEYKSIKESGDHSKLATVVKSIEEQKVHFCGLPMMTDKGTFIINGVEKVIVSQMHRSPGVFFDSDKGKTYNSGKLIYSARIIPYRGSWLDIEFDVKDHLYFRVDRKRKLPISVLLKALGLSNNDILDRFYEKIKYVKHKDGWKVPFVPDKFKGVRLPFDLMDIEGNVLLKANVRITSRLAKKLYDNELKEYLVPFNSICGLFLAEDLMDSASSTKILSAGESIKLEDIKKLELLSVDEISVLNIDNLFVGPYILNTLFLDANMSYQDALYEIYRVLRPGEVPVLEIVEEFFRNLFFSPEYYDLSNIGRLKLNSYLGLNYDEDLTVLTHEDIIEIVKKIVLLRDGQGSVDDIDHLGNRRVRSVGEFIENQFRTGLLKLERAIVDSMSTSSLDKVSPSDFINPKVLTNVLRDFFNSSQLSQFMDQTNPLSEITHKRRLSALGPGGLTRERAGFEVRDVHPTHYGRICPIETPEGQNIGLINSLAIYARISKYGFIESPYRKVVNRVVTDQIEYLSAIDEGLYYIADTSVKLDENNCFVDDMLYCRYAGSFVMVSSDQVSYIDVSPKQVISVAASLIPFLENDDANRALMGSNMQRQAVPLLKPTAPLVATGMESFVASGSGAVVLAKRDGIVDSSDSNSIVIRAFDKERVNYLDVDIYHLRKFQRSNHNTCINQRPLVCVGDYVKKGDVIADGPAINSGELALGKNLLVAFMSWQGYNFEDSIIISSEVVKKDLFTSIHIEEFDCVVHDTPLGSEKITRAIPGVNEENLYHLDDSGIVKIGTRVGPGYILVGKVTPKPSLSLPPETKLLMTIFGEKSFDCADSSLYTSPDVEGTVIDVQVFTRRGVEENERALLIKQKEVNDFEEERDYIINVTSEYFYDELKKLLINSGSQDREKFDSIEREQWWGIGLKNQSISEQVKSLKKDFDEKVSHAIAQFKRKVEKLHEGYDLPQGVSMSVKVFIAVKHSLQPGDKMAGRHGNKGVISRVVPVEDMPYLEDGTPVDIILNPLGVPSRMNVGQILETHVGWACRKLGEKVSNLLDEINKIKSAFCKEIRSLNDDNFTQFAVAYLDNKKIENIDDDEITASVLNTPNKNALNDELNALVENYLSSCKSSYSNLRNFLIEVYSYGSNVSICNDIRNISDNNLIEFARKLRDGVPVAAPVFEGPKDEQIAKLFELAGLDNSGQAVLYDGCTGEKFDRKVTVGYMYMLKLHHLVDGKIHARSVGPYSLVTQQPLGGKSHFGGQRFGEMECWALQAYGAAYTLQEMLTVKSDDINGRVKIYESIIKGDSNFECGIPESFNVMIKELRSLCLNVDLKQNDVVIEDISHTNIAQPFNEVSISIASPESIKRISCGEIEDVSTANYRTFKVEKGGLFCPKVFGPVNDDECLCGKYKKRRHRGRICEKCGVEVTSSKVRRERMGHIELASPVAHIWFLKSLPSRIGALLDMSLRDIENILYSDNYIVIDPLVSPFEKGEIISEKAYNEAKDSYGIDNFIAMQGVEAIRELLTRLDLHEIRKNLRLELESVASEIRRKKIIKRLRIIENFIKSGNRPEWMILTTIPILPPDLRPLVSLESGRPAVSDLNHHYRTIINRNNRLRKLLSLNPPEIMIRNEKRMLQEAVDSLFDNSRRNTLVNKAGAAGYKKSISDMLKGKQGRFRQNLLGKRVDYSGRSVIVVGPTLKLNQCGLPKRMALELFKPFVYSKLKMYGMAPTIKFASKLIRAEKPEVWDMLEEVIKEHPVLLNRAPTLHRLGIQAFEPILIEGKAIQLHPLVCTAFNADFDGDQMAVHVPISLEAQLEARVLMMSTNNVLSPSNGRPIIVPSKDIVLGIYYLTLQEPKEDNLPSFGAFCEVEHSLSDGTLHIHSSIKYRMEYINSSGETHYKTVCTTPGRLILWQIFPKHKNLSFDLINQILTVKEITGIVDLVYRNCGQSATVVFSDKLMVLGFEYATFSGVSFGRCDMVIPETKATHVDHARGEIKKFSMQYQDGLITRSERYNKVIDEWSRCTDMIANDMLKAISIYDENSKYNSVYMMVNSGARGSTSQMKQLAGMRGLMTKPSGEIIETPIISNFREGLNVFEYFNSTHGARKGLADTALKTANSGYLTRRLVDVSQNCIVTKHDCKTKDGLVVRATVEGSTIVASLESVVLGRTAANDIYNPVTKELLVKAGELIDEDKVKQISIAGLDAVKIRSPLTCEISPGVCSLCYGRDLATGKIVSIGEAVGVIAAQSVGEPGTQLTMRTFHIGGVMTRGVESSNIIASINAKIKLNNSNIIIDRDGNKIVISRSCEVVLIDSLGSEKLKHSVPYGAKLYVDESGSVKIGDKVTEWDPYTLPIITEKTGTVSYQDLKDGISITEVMDESTGISSKVVKDWKLHSGGANLRPRIVLLDDNGKVMTLASGVEACYFIPIGAVLNVQDGQKVHAGDVITRTPRESVKTRDITGGLPRVIELFEARRPKEHAIVSEIDGYVAFSEKDRRGKRSILIKPVDEQISPVEYLVSRSKHVIVNEGDFVRKGDLLMDGDPDLHDILRVLGLEALAHYMISEIQQVYRLQGVRIDNKHLEVILKQMLQKVEITDPGDTMYLVGESIDKLEVDRENDAMSNSGKRPTHYLPILQGITRASLETSSFISAASFQETTKVLTEAAFCGKSDPLSGLKENVIVGRLIPAGTGLIMNKIKALSLCDNVDKYEKYFDIETYDEKWLMDNSCHLHSGEEESVVASHYDQSN
- the dusB gene encoding tRNA dihydrouridine synthase DusB → MPLQIGNLTIDSPVILAPMSGVTDYPFRSVVKKLGASLLVSEMIASRAMIMQTRQSLQKAKVDELTAVQLAGCEPDVMAEAAKLNEDMGAKIIDINFGCPVKKVVNGYAGSALMRDEKKAAEIIEAVVKAVNVPVTVKMRTGWNDENRNAPRLAKIAEDLGAKMITVHGRTRAQLYNGQADWKFVRNVKEQVKIPVIVNGDIKNLNDIQNALKESRADGVMIGRGAYGKPWLINQAMHFLSGSETSEPTASERLSIILEHYDSILEYYGNDTGIKMARKHIGWYSSGLQGSSEFRVRVNNMTDSTEVKENIIGFFGHETH
- a CDS encoding Ulp1 family isopeptidase, producing MSNITKKYNQLKESTYFAGGKFVIYATCVCLAATFAAGCLGAVIGSPLLTFPLAMLISNPVVWVLMGIILTVAYRMVVGPLFGSAKNYINGKRASKGEKSESMDSGVDTISRKTNGSDDTERRSSSTSLDSGLGGKEFHENLDTLVHQTNRKNYTYWLDDNDITHIARVVYGYSQSEYSNSNVYFLAPSYSDGWDGLTKEFLQNYRGELKQNSKLIFTSVLHVNNNHWVTLVIKPDAGDKKFRVYYCDSFGNQLPNNVLNIVEGELLKEQWSLDIASSKVNQQSDGHNCGIFALENAHKITQMLNEDKSFDEIDKKLSEYKFDLNEKREEFTRALMEDEKWKEDPRNGLLRKRPPRTETSQFSISRENASLCCIM